The window TTGTGTAAAAATTTCAACTTGTGGACGTAAACGGTTTCATTATGACAATTTATGTAACTATTTCAAATAACCATTTTTTTGTACAATAAAAGCGCATATCCTATTTATATGAAATGGAGGAATGCGCATGGAGGAGAAGCTGAAAAAGATTCACAGTATAAAGAAGGTAGTGCCCCAATTCTTCCAAGTTGTTTTAAACATTGGCTTGACGATTTTAGCGCTTGTTTTAAGTGTGATGTTATTTGTGGAAATTATTGATTTTTTGCAAATGGTTTTTTCCACTGAAAAGCGGGATTATAAATATTTTTTAGCTAATATTCTCGTATTCTTTCTTTATTTTGAGTTTATCACGATGATTGTTAAATACTTTAAAGAAGATTATCATTTTCCACTACGCTACTTTATGTATATTGGTATTACCGCAATGATTCGGCTCATTATTGTCGAACACGATAGCGCGATAGATACACTGTTATTTTCGCTTGTCATACTAGTGCTCATTATTGGGTATTACATTATTAATATTACGCCACGTGAACGTCCGTTTAAAAAATAAAATTCACAAAAGTGCCTGCTTAATTTTCAAGTAGTGCATTTTTTTAATGGATATTTATCTGACATCTAAATAACTAGGAAATTAGTGTAATGGGTAATAAACGAAGAATTTCATAAAAAAGGATTAATAAACTTATTTTAAATGGTATGTAATAGTATAATAAGAGTTTAAGTATTGTCTCGATCAATTATGCCAAGGCGTAATTGTGTCCAGATTTTTTTGAGCATGCTTGAAAAGCTCCTTTAAAAATCTGTGACATCCGCTGGGGACTTTGGGCTAACACGATGTTGGTCACTCAGGCGTTGCCACAAGGCGCGGCGTTCTTAGCCTGAGTTCCCCCTATTCAACCAGGGTTTAAACACCCACTGAATTAAGAGTATGTTCGGCACTCATCCCCCACTTTTAGTATTGGAGGACTTATGCTGAGGCAAGTTAGAAAGGGAATTCTAGAAACTTAATTTTGTAAATAGAAATTTTGTAATTTAGTGGGTCGTAAATGGAGGGATTACTTTGGGGGAAATGTTAACGTTAGAACAACAGCAAAATTATTATGATCGCGCCCAACAATTCCTTATAGCCGGTGATTATAAACAAGCGGAAGAATGGCTACAAATTGTTATTACAAGTGCCTCTCAGCATCAAGATTACCCAACTTATACCGCTGCCAATATTACACTACTTCGAATTTTGATGAATTCAGTTAGATATGATGAGCTCTTTCCGGTTTTAGAAGGCGTTTCACCTTATATTTCGCGTTATGCAACAGATGTAGATGAATTTTCATATCGATCTACACGTGTGATATTTCATTACACAGCAGGTATTGGGACACCGCTAGAAGATTTAGAGCAACTGTATAAGGAATCAAAGGAAAAGCATTTTTTACCGCAATTTTATAGTGCAGGGAATAATTTATTGCATGTGTATTATGAAAAAGGCGATTTTGAAAAAGGGATACTACTTGCGAACGAACTAGAAACATTAACTGACCATTCAAAATTCCATGACCCGGTTATCCCGTTTGTATATTATGTCAATTCATTTAAACTTTATTATCGCACAGGTAATTTTCATAAGGCAGAAGTTAATGTCCATGCAATTGAAGCGCAAGATTTGCATAAAAAAGTCCCGACGCTTGAGAATCACTATTGGTTTTGTAAGGCATTGGTGGAGGCACAACATGGCTGCTTTAAGATGGCGTATCATTATTTTGATAAAGCACTTAATGGGATGGACAATAAATACTATTTTTTATCCGAGCTGGAGCTATGGATACAGGTATTAAACATGAAGGGGAAAACCGATGATGTTATTTATTATCAAAAAATAATGATTAAAACGTTACGGAACTATGTCAACAATGAAGAAAGTTTACGCCGCACAAAAATTATAGAGCAAATGACGACTGCCAATTTAGAGGGACGATTGCATACGGATCGTTTAACAGAAGTGAAAAATCGGGCATTTTACGAAGATAAACTATTAAAAAGTCGCTTGTATATGAATTACACAGTTGCCATTTTTGATATTGATAAATTTAAAGCTATTAATGATAAATATGGTCATCTAATAGGGGACCAAGCACTCAAATTTATCGCCTCACATGTTGTAAAACAGTTGCCAGAACGAGACATGGACATGATTCGTTACGGAGGAGATGAATTTATTTTATTATTTCCATATCATAAAGATGAAGTGCATGATTTGATTGTTTCGCTACATAATAGTATTTCAAACGAAGATTTCATTATTAGAGAAACGAACGAAAAATTGACTATACAAGTGAGTCTAGGGATAGGTTATACGAATGAAGAGCCCGCAACATTAAAAGATTTATTTAAAATAGCAGATAAAGCCTTATACAAAGCAAAGGAAAATGGTCGAAATCAAATTCAAGTTTTAAAGTTTACAAAGCATAGTAGCTAATCAAGTACTTATACTTTCTGAGGAATGTATAAGTGCTTTTTCCAATTGTACAAGTTAGTTTTGTATAAGGAGAAAAGGATGCGAGGAAATAAAAGTAGCCATTGTGAAAAAATAGATTATGATTAGAAGGAATACAGAAACGTCGGAGGATTTATAATGAAGAATAAAAAAGGTGTATTTATGGCAGTGGGCATGGTAATCGTGATCGCAACAGTGCTTGATGTATTGTTTAAAGGAATTGGTTATCAGCTATTACAAAAGTTATTGTAGTATAAAATTGTATCTTCTCCGAATGATAACAAGGTATTTGACCGGGAATCAGGTACCTTTTGTCATTTGGATTTATTCGCTAATTTTAAAGAGGGAAATAAAACATTCTCAATATTTAAAAATATATTATTTTTAACCTATTTTTAACCTTTGTCCTTTATAACTATAAGTGAACCATTTAACAAAACGTACCTTATCCCGTTTTGTTTTAGCTATGGTTTTTCTCTTTCTCCTTTTACCTTATTCTTTCCCATCTACCTTTTACGTTTTTATAAGTAAAAGGCTTTTTTTTCTTTTAAAACCGCCCTTTTCGGATAAACGAAAAGGGCGGTTATATTATTTAGTAGCTTCCCAAAATTAAAGTTGGTAAAGTTTTGTATACTTTTGCTGTAAATATTCTGCTAAATATTTTGCAGTTAATGCTTCCCCTGTGCCTTCTTGAATTAATTCAAGGGGCTTTTTCAATGCACCGAATTGGTGAACCTTTGTCGTTAACCATTCACGAATAGGTGATAAGTTACCGCTTAGACATAATTCGTCGAAATTTGGAATATCTTGAATCATGGCATGTTTCCACTGCGCAGCATACATGAAACCAAGTGCATAGCTTGGGAAGTAACCAAAGCTGCCATCACTCCAGTGCATGTCCTGCAAAATTCCTTGCGCATCATTTTCTGGGCGGATGCCTAAATATGCTTCATATTTATCGTTCCAAACGTTCGGTAAATCCTCTGCTCTTAAGTCGCCGTTGAAAATTTCACGTTCAATTTCATAACGAATCATAATGTGAAGTGGGTAAGTTAATTCATCTGCCTCAATTCGAATAAATGAAGGCTCTGAAAAATTGATCGCCTTTAAAAAATCTTCCACGTCCACATGGGCAAATTGCGCAGGTGAATGTTTTTGTAAAATATTAAAATTATGTTTCCAAAAATTCTCGTTGCGCCCGATAAAGTTTTCATAAAATAATGACTGGGACTCATGGATACCCATTGACGCGCCTGTTGATAATGGTAGTCCGTTTAGCTGAGGGTCAATATTTTGCTCATAAAGTGCATGCCCACACTCATGAATCGTGCCGAAAAGTGCAGAACGGAAATCCAGTTCATCATACTTTGTCGTAACGCGTATGTCGCCACTATTTAAGCCAATCATAAATGGATGAACCGTTTCATCTAAGCGACCTGCTTCAAAATCATAGCCAAGTTGTTTTAGTAGCACCAAAGAAGCCTCTCGCTGCCCAACTTTCGGGAAATGCTCAAATAAAATTGCTGTATCAGGTTTATTTGGTGATGCTTGAATCGCCTTAACTAACGGCACAATTGTTTCTTTTAGTTCGCCAAAAAGCGTGTCCAATACATCTGTTGTCATTTCTGGCTCATATTTATCGAGTAGTGTGTTGTAAGCAGAGCCATTTTTTATACCCCAATATTGTACGAATTTCTTTTGATAAGTGATTACTTCTTTTAAGTAAGGTAGGAAAATTTGATAATCCGATTTTGCCTTGGCTTCCTCCCAAGCAGCTTCTGATTTTGCTTTTAAAATGGTATAAGCTTTGAATTCATCTGCTGGGATTTTTTTCGATTCATCATAGGATTCTTTGACTTTCTCATACAATCGACGGGTCACGAAATCTAGCTTTTCCGGTTCAAGCTGCTGCAGCGTATTACCTAATTCATCGCTCGTTTGTAAGGCGAATAATTCAGCGGACAATGTACCAATCACTTCTGCACGCTGTGGTAACCCTTTGCGCGGAGCCCCAGTACGCATATCCCAATAAATAACGGACAGCGCCTCAGAATAGTTTTGCATTTTCTTCACATAGTCGATAAATGTTTGTTTCATGGGTAAACACTCCTTTCATTAATAATTATAAGAGTAATGAATGGTTTTTTGCTAGAAGGGGTAAGAAAAATATTCATAAACAGTTAAAAAAAGGGGGATGTAAAAATCAAGTACTATTCTTGAAAAATTTTATGGACGCTTGAATATGCTGTGAAAATATAAAGGGAGGATTATTATGGGTGCCAAATGGATAAAAATATCGGCAGTCTATTTAGTAATGGGTATTCTTTTCGGATTGTTCATGCATTATACAGTTCAACTTCAATGGGGAGCAACACATGCGCATATTAATGTAGTGGGCTGGTTGTCCACAGGGCTAATAGGTGTGATTTATTCAGTTTATCCAAAAGCAGGAAACAGTCGTTTGGGAGTTATTCATTTTTGGTTGCAAAATATTTCTTTACCATTTTTATTGGTGGGAATGATGTTGATTCATACAGACTTCCCAAGGTGGATGATGGAATTTTGCGTATCAGGTGGAGGAATCGGATTTGCACTAGCTATTTTAATTTTTTTAATGAATATTTTCCAAAACGTTGAGCCGAGTCGTCAATAATAGAATCAAAGTGCAAATTGATAAAATGGCAAGCCGATTTCATTTTAATCGGTTTGTCATTTTAATTTTGTTTTGTGGATCAATTATGTAGTGCTCCGTATGTATTTCTCTTCATACTCTTCAATGATTAATTCTCTATACACCGCA is drawn from Solibacillus sp. R5-41 and contains these coding sequences:
- the psiE gene encoding phosphate-starvation-inducible protein PsiE, translated to MEEKLKKIHSIKKVVPQFFQVVLNIGLTILALVLSVMLFVEIIDFLQMVFSTEKRDYKYFLANILVFFLYFEFITMIVKYFKEDYHFPLRYFMYIGITAMIRLIIVEHDSAIDTLLFSLVILVLIIGYYIINITPRERPFKK
- a CDS encoding GGDEF domain-containing protein, with product MLTLEQQQNYYDRAQQFLIAGDYKQAEEWLQIVITSASQHQDYPTYTAANITLLRILMNSVRYDELFPVLEGVSPYISRYATDVDEFSYRSTRVIFHYTAGIGTPLEDLEQLYKESKEKHFLPQFYSAGNNLLHVYYEKGDFEKGILLANELETLTDHSKFHDPVIPFVYYVNSFKLYYRTGNFHKAEVNVHAIEAQDLHKKVPTLENHYWFCKALVEAQHGCFKMAYHYFDKALNGMDNKYYFLSELELWIQVLNMKGKTDDVIYYQKIMIKTLRNYVNNEESLRRTKIIEQMTTANLEGRLHTDRLTEVKNRAFYEDKLLKSRLYMNYTVAIFDIDKFKAINDKYGHLIGDQALKFIASHVVKQLPERDMDMIRYGGDEFILLFPYHKDEVHDLIVSLHNSISNEDFIIRETNEKLTIQVSLGIGYTNEEPATLKDLFKIADKALYKAKENGRNQIQVLKFTKHSS
- a CDS encoding carboxypeptidase M32, with amino-acid sequence MKQTFIDYVKKMQNYSEALSVIYWDMRTGAPRKGLPQRAEVIGTLSAELFALQTSDELGNTLQQLEPEKLDFVTRRLYEKVKESYDESKKIPADEFKAYTILKAKSEAAWEEAKAKSDYQIFLPYLKEVITYQKKFVQYWGIKNGSAYNTLLDKYEPEMTTDVLDTLFGELKETIVPLVKAIQASPNKPDTAILFEHFPKVGQREASLVLLKQLGYDFEAGRLDETVHPFMIGLNSGDIRVTTKYDELDFRSALFGTIHECGHALYEQNIDPQLNGLPLSTGASMGIHESQSLFYENFIGRNENFWKHNFNILQKHSPAQFAHVDVEDFLKAINFSEPSFIRIEADELTYPLHIMIRYEIEREIFNGDLRAEDLPNVWNDKYEAYLGIRPENDAQGILQDMHWSDGSFGYFPSYALGFMYAAQWKHAMIQDIPNFDELCLSGNLSPIREWLTTKVHQFGALKKPLELIQEGTGEALTAKYLAEYLQQKYTKLYQL